One stretch of Candidatus Brocadiaceae bacterium DNA includes these proteins:
- a CDS encoding MMPL family transporter gives MFETLTRKICDIVCSRPKVLLFLVLTLTILSTAYTAKYLKFNPDRNSLISEKKTYNKRFLRLIDEFGTQDNHIIVFESGNSAKLIGAAEETANRLKTEPTLIKNVFFKFDKSAFEEKGLFYLKEEDLLKVKGDLLNTGRNFNPSTNVSTFENIFMEYDNSLAGGSGYDKKRSGNEARELEYLVNLIRDMRKSLQPGSFELEASQQQNALFPEGAGFHSSNESFNAPGGTHYNSFDNGKILLMEIEVNDREGLLTAAGSTNFIRKQIEETKKMFQEVNIGLTGAVTLEADEMEVSQKEMFYISIGALVAISIFFIISFNSILMPLIGISALLCSISWTFGFTTLAIGHLNLFSIVFAVVLIGLGIDFSIHLILRYSENRNLDMDKRDALFHSLAKTGKGIILGAVTTAISFYSALLIDFQGLRELGLIAGTGILFALFSTLLVLPSLIIIFDRSLAFNKHFFPIKLTSIKIIINRFFVSNRSYLAIVAIVFAVISFFFIKDIKFDDNLMNLLPPNLESTEYAKKIVKSTGTATWYGAVITDSQEESNTLSEKLTGLKSVGKVESLASALPQEQEKKAKIVKEIKDIALAMNIPNNLDTTINYLKLEKILEGITGKLDIARKQGVLKAGIHPMIDQQIRLHDEINAFLLLAKILPPKEVEEKLSRNVGANLNGLKILKNKVVPEPVTSNDLPQAMKDRFIGKTGKNLVYIFPQEDIWEEGKLGEFVSDVREICPEATGAPFQVHDTNRLIKKGFLISGLFTMIIIFIILFINYRNIFLTLGTLYPLFLTVLWTIGLMKLFHLQPNPANVIAFPLILGISIDNSIHTMLRIKEGKSSWVHQTSTGKAIFVSSVTTIIGFGSLALSSHRGLSSLGLILFISLSCSLATSIIILPATRSLIQAFVKKQKTGRRLLAQSA, from the coding sequence ATGTTCGAAACACTCACCAGAAAAATATGTGATATTGTGTGTTCCCGTCCAAAGGTATTACTATTTTTGGTTCTTACTCTCACCATTCTGTCAACGGCATATACCGCTAAATATTTGAAATTCAATCCGGATCGTAATTCACTTATTTCCGAAAAAAAAACATATAATAAAAGATTTTTAAGACTCATAGATGAATTTGGAACACAAGACAATCACATCATTGTATTTGAATCGGGAAATAGCGCAAAGCTCATTGGAGCTGCAGAGGAAACTGCCAATAGACTAAAAACGGAACCAACGCTTATAAAAAATGTTTTCTTTAAATTTGACAAATCTGCCTTTGAAGAGAAAGGGCTTTTTTACCTAAAGGAAGAAGACCTGCTTAAGGTAAAGGGTGATTTACTGAATACCGGCAGGAATTTCAATCCTTCAACAAACGTCTCCACATTTGAAAACATTTTCATGGAATATGATAATTCCCTCGCGGGAGGCTCAGGATATGACAAAAAAAGAAGTGGAAACGAAGCAAGGGAATTAGAGTATTTAGTTAATCTTATCCGGGACATGCGAAAAAGTCTTCAACCTGGGTCCTTTGAATTAGAGGCTTCCCAGCAACAGAACGCACTCTTTCCTGAGGGCGCCGGATTTCATTCTTCAAATGAGTCATTTAATGCTCCGGGAGGAACTCATTACAATTCATTTGACAACGGGAAGATACTGCTTATGGAGATTGAAGTAAATGACAGAGAAGGTCTTCTTACGGCTGCAGGATCAACAAATTTTATCAGAAAACAAATTGAAGAAACAAAAAAAATGTTTCAGGAAGTAAACATCGGCCTTACGGGTGCGGTAACACTGGAAGCCGATGAAATGGAAGTTTCTCAAAAAGAAATGTTTTATATTTCAATTGGCGCCCTGGTTGCAATATCCATATTTTTTATTATTTCCTTTAACTCGATCTTAATGCCATTAATAGGAATTTCTGCGCTCCTTTGCTCGATAAGCTGGACCTTTGGTTTTACAACACTTGCCATAGGCCATTTAAACCTCTTCTCAATAGTGTTTGCCGTTGTGCTCATTGGTCTCGGGATAGATTTCAGTATACATCTCATTCTGCGGTATTCGGAAAACAGAAACCTTGACATGGATAAAAGAGACGCCCTGTTCCATTCTCTGGCAAAAACAGGAAAAGGGATTATTCTAGGGGCTGTTACTACCGCCATATCCTTTTATTCAGCGCTATTAATCGATTTTCAGGGATTAAGAGAACTTGGACTTATCGCGGGAACAGGGATTCTCTTTGCGTTGTTTTCCACGCTACTTGTCCTACCTTCATTGATCATTATTTTCGATAGATCTTTAGCCTTCAACAAACATTTTTTCCCGATAAAATTAACCAGTATCAAAATTATTATCAATCGTTTTTTTGTTTCAAACCGTTCGTACCTGGCGATCGTTGCAATTGTCTTTGCTGTGATTTCCTTCTTTTTTATAAAAGATATAAAGTTTGATGATAACCTCATGAATCTTTTGCCGCCGAATCTTGAATCTACGGAATACGCAAAAAAAATCGTTAAATCAACCGGAACTGCCACCTGGTATGGGGCAGTCATTACAGATTCACAGGAAGAATCAAACACTCTTTCTGAAAAATTAACGGGATTGAAAAGTGTGGGAAAAGTGGAAAGCCTTGCTTCAGCGCTGCCTCAGGAACAGGAGAAAAAGGCAAAAATCGTTAAGGAAATCAAAGACATTGCCCTGGCAATGAATATTCCTAATAACCTGGACACCACGATAAACTATCTAAAACTGGAGAAAATTTTAGAGGGAATAACAGGTAAACTTGATATCGCCCGAAAACAGGGAGTTCTGAAAGCGGGAATTCATCCCATGATCGATCAACAGATCCGCCTGCATGATGAAATAAATGCTTTTTTACTCCTGGCAAAAATTTTGCCACCAAAAGAGGTCGAAGAAAAATTATCTCGGAATGTCGGTGCAAATCTAAATGGGCTGAAAATACTGAAAAATAAAGTAGTGCCGGAACCGGTGACTTCTAACGATTTGCCACAAGCCATGAAAGACCGGTTCATTGGAAAAACGGGAAAAAATTTAGTCTACATCTTCCCGCAGGAAGATATTTGGGAAGAGGGGAAACTGGGCGAATTCGTTTCTGATGTCAGAGAAATTTGCCCGGAAGCCACAGGCGCTCCATTTCAAGTACATGATACAAACCGGTTAATTAAAAAAGGATTTTTAATTTCAGGACTATTCACCATGATTATTATATTTATTATTCTTTTTATCAACTATAGAAATATTTTCCTTACACTCGGCACCCTGTATCCTTTGTTTTTGACCGTTTTATGGACTATAGGGCTCATGAAGCTTTTTCATCTTCAACCGAATCCGGCAAATGTGATTGCGTTTCCTTTAATCCTGGGCATAAGCATTGATAATAGTATTCACACGATGCTAAGAATAAAGGAAGGAAAAAGTTCCTGGGTACATCAGACAAGCACCGGCAAAGCAATTTTCGTGTCTTCTGTTACCACCATTATTGGATTTGGATCTCTTGCTTTGTCCTCCCATCGAGGACTCTCAAGCCTTGGTTTGATTCTTTTCATAAGTCTTTCCTGCAGTCTTGCCACCTCGATAATTATTTTGCCAGCCACACGCTCACTTATTCAAGCATTTGTAAAAAAGCAAAAAACAGGACGAAGACTCCTTGCTCAGAGCGCTTGA
- a CDS encoding TetR/AcrR family transcriptional regulator gives MLNTVESNPRDRIIKTALRLFYEQGYLATGINQIISESQVAKATFYNYFSSKENLCVAYLQARHILWMEWLKSSVESYTSVEERVRGIFVFLREWMISCNFRGCAFLNIASEVPSLNSKIRTEVIRHKDDVRSYLKQLISLLKHSRKCYRQIDIETDVDMIYVLLEGAIVASQNYGQTWPIEAAQNAVCGLLKI, from the coding sequence ATGTTGAATACGGTTGAGAGTAATCCGCGGGATAGAATAATAAAAACTGCTTTGCGCCTGTTTTATGAGCAGGGATATTTGGCAACAGGTATTAACCAGATTATTTCCGAATCGCAGGTTGCAAAGGCTACATTTTACAACTACTTTTCTTCGAAGGAAAATCTTTGTGTTGCATATTTACAGGCACGCCACATCCTATGGATGGAGTGGTTAAAAAGTAGCGTCGAAAGCTATACATCAGTTGAAGAGCGTGTGCGTGGAATATTTGTTTTTTTAAGAGAGTGGATGATTTCATGCAATTTCAGGGGGTGCGCTTTTTTAAATATTGCTTCTGAAGTACCATCGCTAAACAGTAAAATCAGAACCGAGGTAATAAGACACAAGGATGATGTAAGGTCATATCTGAAGCAACTGATTTCATTACTAAAACATTCTCGTAAATGTTATAGGCAAATTGATATTGAAACAGATGTCGATATGATCTATGTATTACTGGAGGGAGCTATTGTTGCCAGTCAGAATTACGGGCAGACGTGGCCGATTGAAGCTGCTCAGAATGCAGTATGCGGCCTTTTGAAGATTTAA
- a CDS encoding damage-inducible protein DinB, with product MGYTFLIDTYETERIKTLSTWSTFKDEDMPRRPHTQDKRGRNAHEHMVHQCLGENIWFCNMLGVDVGAPPLPEKETRLEFIKRYAEDSEKRLAALREKDDAWWEEEVKFFTVARSRAWVVTRRIAHTAHHRGQMTMLLRMAGREIYSTYGPTADTGGLMQNKAETIYPYSSVEALIKGEVAGGNNKAPLPGPGDKPCTERPDPA from the coding sequence ATGGGATACACATTCCTGATTGATACCTATGAAACCGAACGGATAAAAACACTCAGTACCTGGAGTACGTTTAAAGATGAAGATATGCCTAGACGCCCTCACACGCAGGACAAAAGGGGAAGAAATGCCCACGAACATATGGTGCATCAATGTCTGGGAGAAAATATATGGTTTTGTAATATGCTTGGAGTGGATGTAGGCGCTCCTCCATTGCCGGAAAAAGAAACGAGACTGGAATTTATTAAACGCTATGCGGAAGATTCTGAAAAACGCCTGGCAGCCTTGCGGGAAAAAGACGACGCATGGTGGGAAGAGGAAGTAAAGTTCTTTACTGTTGCACGTTCACGGGCCTGGGTGGTTACCAGAAGAATTGCCCATACGGCGCATCATCGTGGACAAATGACGATGTTGCTTCGCATGGCGGGAAGGGAAATTTACAGTACCTATGGTCCGACCGCTGATACCGGTGGTTTGATGCAAAACAAGGCAGAGACTATTTATCCATATTCCAGTGTTGAGGCCCTGATTAAAGGAGAGGTTGCCGGCGGCAATAACAAGGCGCCATTACCAGGGCCAGGAGATAAACCGTGTACCGAGCGTCCCGACCCGGCATAA
- a CDS encoding flippase-like domain-containing protein, with the protein MTVKHLTIKAGLWIFCLLTAIAIGFLIVYKTDIKTLQDVKSMDLRFLFFALFFICLSWCFDVLRLKALTESVGINMPFLYGTRVVLSYVFLANITPSSSGGGPLLIYMLNQKGVTVGKASAITFIRGTITLLFFAVGGAIIIYFNDEFLLHTGIKLLFDYTAIFLGATGAFFLGLYFFPTPIRRCLDLLFLYLEKFIWFRGKTFHAKRVLFHIVDDFKSSIKGFIQNERWRLILVAFYTAMMIATQFLVAPMILESLGFRMQIMNTFMIQGVLNFMLYCVPTPGGSGMAEGLGYAFFSPLVPSYIIGLFLILWKLITTYIWTLVGGLIVAKSIGMKHLEEIIITTEKDIESAQDASLSNPQVK; encoded by the coding sequence ATGACGGTAAAGCATCTTACCATTAAAGCAGGACTCTGGATCTTTTGTCTCTTAACTGCCATTGCCATTGGCTTTTTGATCGTTTACAAAACAGATATAAAGACACTTCAAGATGTCAAATCGATGGACCTTCGATTTTTGTTCTTTGCGCTTTTCTTCATTTGTTTGTCGTGGTGTTTTGATGTTCTGAGGTTAAAGGCATTGACGGAATCGGTTGGCATAAACATGCCATTCCTCTATGGCACAAGAGTAGTCCTGTCATATGTATTTCTTGCGAACATTACCCCTTCCTCATCGGGCGGCGGGCCTCTTTTGATATACATGTTAAACCAAAAAGGGGTAACGGTAGGAAAGGCATCAGCAATAACCTTCATACGGGGAACTATTACCCTGTTGTTCTTTGCTGTCGGCGGGGCAATCATCATTTATTTCAATGATGAATTTTTGTTACATACGGGAATAAAACTATTATTCGATTATACGGCGATTTTTCTTGGCGCTACAGGCGCATTTTTTCTCGGACTTTATTTTTTCCCCACCCCCATAAGGCGGTGCCTGGATTTATTATTTCTTTATTTAGAAAAATTTATCTGGTTTCGCGGAAAGACTTTTCATGCAAAAAGGGTTCTTTTCCATATTGTGGATGATTTTAAATCAAGTATCAAGGGATTTATTCAGAATGAACGCTGGCGCCTGATATTAGTTGCCTTTTACACTGCAATGATGATTGCAACACAATTTCTTGTTGCGCCAATGATATTAGAAAGTCTGGGCTTCAGGATGCAAATAATGAATACCTTTATGATACAGGGCGTTTTAAATTTCATGCTTTATTGTGTGCCAACACCCGGTGGCAGCGGCATGGCCGAAGGCCTCGGATATGCCTTTTTCTCCCCATTAGTACCATCATATATCATAGGACTTTTCCTTATTCTGTGGAAACTGATAACAACATATATCTGGACACTCGTCGGCGGTCTAATCGTAGCCAAATCAATTGGGATGAAGCATCTGGAAGAAATAATAATAACAACCGAAAAGGATATTGAGTCTGCACAAGATGCTTCTTTGAGCAACCCACAGGTGAAATGA
- a CDS encoding radical SAM protein, with translation MKKHSNIPIFIPKLACPHQCVFCDQEKISGMHSIPQPKDVQDIVEQYLKTMPENRNVNIAFFGGSFTGMPVDLQEHYLKEAFVFVKKRSISGIRLSTRPDYINKTVLELLKKYGVTTIELGAQSSNREVLNKSGRGHTFEDIRNASHLIRTYGFELGLQMMIGLPADTYERSIQTANDIVSFGAGNTRIYPAIVVKGTVLEKLYQKKQYIPLSVDQAVDWIKDIVPIFEENNVSIIRMGLHPSRELVAGKSLIEGPFHPSFKELVMTRIWKEIIEIALQGNTSNKIKISVSDKQIQYAIGHKQANKEQLKSRGYTVQFVSNPLFSQYQIDVCNN, from the coding sequence ATGAAAAAGCATTCTAACATACCAATATTTATCCCGAAGCTGGCCTGTCCTCATCAATGTGTTTTCTGCGACCAGGAGAAGATTAGCGGAATGCATTCAATTCCCCAACCAAAAGACGTTCAGGATATTGTAGAACAATACCTGAAAACAATGCCTGAAAACAGAAACGTAAATATCGCCTTTTTTGGTGGAAGTTTCACCGGTATGCCTGTTGATTTACAGGAACACTACTTAAAGGAGGCCTTTGTATTTGTCAAAAAAAGGAGCATATCAGGCATCAGGCTGTCTACCAGGCCAGATTATATAAATAAAACCGTCCTCGAATTATTAAAAAAATATGGCGTAACAACCATTGAATTAGGAGCCCAATCCTCCAACCGGGAAGTGTTAAACAAATCAGGGCGTGGACATACTTTCGAGGATATTAGAAATGCGTCTCATCTTATTCGTACCTATGGCTTCGAGCTGGGACTTCAAATGATGATCGGTTTACCAGCAGACACTTATGAACGATCTATTCAAACTGCCAATGATATCGTTTCCTTCGGGGCCGGTAATACGCGAATTTATCCTGCAATCGTTGTGAAAGGAACAGTCCTGGAAAAGTTGTATCAAAAAAAGCAATACATACCATTATCAGTTGACCAGGCAGTAGATTGGATAAAGGACATTGTTCCTATATTTGAAGAGAACAACGTATCTATTATACGGATGGGGTTGCACCCGTCCAGAGAACTCGTTGCTGGAAAATCCCTGATTGAAGGACCGTTTCATCCTTCTTTTAAAGAACTGGTTATGACAAGGATTTGGAAGGAAATAATAGAAATTGCACTGCAGGGAAATACCTCAAATAAAATTAAAATATCTGTCTCCGACAAACAGATACAGTATGCTATAGGACACAAGCAGGCCAATAAAGAACAATTAAAATCAAGAGGGTATACTGTCCAGTTTGTAAGCAACCCTTTATTTTCTCAGTACCAAATAGATGTTTGCAATAATTGA
- a CDS encoding phosphatidylglycerophosphatase A — translation MKKQRDYSSWILATWFGAGFLPKAPGTWGSLAAFPFAYVISTYGGPYALIIGAVALFLIGMWASNKVEKNARKKDPGFIVVDEVVGQWIALFPLSFLYNFLSPAFFCFFSASVTVVAFIAFRIFDIWKPWPIRRVEKNIPGGLGIMLDDVIAGIYALIITSALSAGILFVSL, via the coding sequence ATGAAAAAGCAGAGAGACTATAGCAGCTGGATTCTGGCCACATGGTTTGGCGCCGGGTTCCTCCCAAAAGCTCCCGGAACATGGGGCAGTCTTGCTGCCTTTCCTTTTGCGTATGTAATTTCTACATATGGGGGCCCCTATGCGCTCATCATTGGAGCCGTTGCCTTGTTTTTGATCGGTATGTGGGCGTCAAACAAGGTTGAAAAAAACGCCCGGAAGAAAGACCCGGGATTCATTGTCGTCGATGAAGTAGTAGGCCAATGGATAGCTCTGTTTCCCCTGTCTTTTCTCTACAACTTTCTTTCTCCTGCTTTTTTTTGTTTCTTTTCTGCCTCCGTAACGGTAGTGGCATTCATTGCTTTCCGCATTTTTGATATATGGAAACCATGGCCCATTAGACGAGTAGAAAAGAACATTCCAGGAGGCCTCGGAATTATGCTTGATGATGTTATTGCAGGCATCTACGCTCTCATAATAACATCTGCATTATCAGCAGGAATATTATTCGTTTCTCTATGA
- a CDS encoding IS66 family transposase gives MTINNINIDATLEKVKKLLSEEKELSPTMRSMVELLVVLVTLLANRLNVNSSNSSKPPSSDPNRKRVRKENGEKKPGGQKGRVGVTLQKVEEPDKVEVIKIDRRKLPPGNYREAGYESRQVFDIDISRIVTEYRAQILEDGKGDRFVASFPKEVTKAVQYGMGVKAHAVYMSQFQLIPYKRVQEYFREQLGIPVSEGSIYNFNQEAFGLLESFEEKAKERLARSDLLHVDETGIAMNGERRWLHCTSNGSWTYFFPHEKRGTDAMNTIGILPKFRGILCHDHWKPYYTYDCTHALCNAHHLRELTGVWEEDKQQWAKDTRVLLEEINRAVNDAGGFLETSESEKYRQRYRSIVKNAEAECPPPDETNRKGKRGRVKRTKARNLLERLIEYENDVLRFMENEIVPFTNNLGENDIRMTKVHQKISGCFRSMEGAKIFCRIRSYLSTCRKQGVSSSQGLEILFRGELPDFV, from the coding sequence TTGACGATAAACAACATTAATATTGATGCAACGCTCGAAAAAGTGAAGAAACTTCTTTCTGAAGAGAAAGAGTTGTCACCAACCATGCGGTCTATGGTTGAGCTGCTGGTAGTACTGGTGACGTTACTGGCAAATCGCTTAAACGTGAACAGTAGTAATAGTAGCAAGCCGCCATCAAGTGATCCGAATCGCAAGAGAGTGCGCAAGGAGAACGGGGAGAAAAAGCCAGGCGGTCAAAAAGGTCGTGTGGGTGTAACCCTTCAAAAGGTCGAGGAGCCAGATAAGGTTGAGGTCATCAAAATTGACCGGAGAAAACTCCCGCCGGGAAACTATAGGGAGGCAGGTTATGAATCACGGCAGGTATTCGATATTGATATTTCAAGAATCGTAACGGAATATCGTGCGCAGATCCTTGAAGATGGTAAAGGGGATCGATTTGTAGCGTCTTTTCCTAAGGAAGTGACAAAGGCAGTGCAGTATGGAATGGGAGTGAAAGCACATGCAGTGTATATGTCACAATTTCAATTGATTCCTTATAAGAGAGTACAGGAGTATTTTCGAGAGCAACTCGGGATACCGGTGAGCGAAGGTTCCATTTACAACTTTAATCAAGAAGCATTCGGTTTATTGGAGAGCTTTGAAGAAAAAGCCAAAGAGAGGCTTGCCCGCTCAGATTTGCTCCATGTTGATGAAACGGGCATTGCCATGAATGGGGAAAGGCGTTGGCTGCATTGTACCTCCAATGGTTCATGGACGTACTTTTTCCCCCATGAGAAACGGGGAACTGATGCGATGAATACGATAGGGATATTACCCAAATTCAGGGGAATTCTTTGTCACGACCACTGGAAGCCGTATTACACGTATGATTGTACCCATGCATTATGTAATGCCCACCACTTAAGAGAATTGACAGGGGTATGGGAAGAAGACAAGCAGCAATGGGCAAAAGATACGAGAGTCTTGCTCGAAGAGATAAATCGCGCAGTAAATGATGCGGGAGGTTTTTTAGAAACCAGTGAGTCTGAAAAATACCGACAAAGGTATCGCTCGATAGTAAAAAATGCGGAAGCTGAATGTCCCCCACCTGATGAAACGAACAGAAAAGGGAAAAGGGGGAGAGTGAAAAGGACAAAAGCCCGGAATCTTCTGGAGCGATTGATAGAATACGAGAATGATGTGCTAAGATTTATGGAAAATGAAATTGTGCCCTTCACAAACAATTTAGGTGAAAATGATATCAGGATGACAAAGGTTCACCAGAAAATATCTGGCTGTTTCCGTTCTATGGAAGGCGCCAAAATTTTCTGTCGTATTCGTAGTTATCTCTCTACCTGTAGAAAGCAAGGGGTAAGCTCAAGCCAGGGCTTAGAAATATTATTTCGAGGTGAATTGCCTGATTTTGTTTGA
- a CDS encoding DTW domain-containing protein yields MIVQDCICPENCSFRTEHKITLLTTRKEERIASNTGILLRLMLENISLIYVGDRGWEREVLHEISREEYTPVILFPIHPFRDGKEIIQEKGKPLNIFVLDTNWKGARRWVHKPAFMPLQKIGLQTVPPSAYYLRKQFRESNLCTFQAVTSLLLELGTEGFDSVFSCMHETFTLWVKSLARERGMKLPQ; encoded by the coding sequence TTGATAGTTCAAGATTGTATTTGTCCTGAAAATTGTTCCTTTCGGACAGAGCATAAAATAACGCTCTTAACAACCAGGAAAGAGGAGCGGATTGCCTCCAATACTGGAATACTGCTTCGGTTAATGCTGGAAAATATCTCCCTCATTTATGTGGGAGATCGTGGATGGGAACGGGAGGTTTTGCATGAAATATCGAGGGAGGAATATACGCCGGTAATCCTTTTTCCGATCCATCCTTTCCGTGATGGAAAAGAAATTATTCAAGAAAAGGGAAAGCCGTTGAATATATTTGTTCTGGATACAAACTGGAAAGGCGCAAGGAGGTGGGTTCATAAGCCGGCGTTTATGCCTTTACAGAAAATCGGATTACAGACAGTCCCTCCTTCGGCGTATTACCTGAGGAAACAATTCAGGGAAAGCAATCTGTGTACCTTTCAGGCAGTTACATCACTTTTGCTGGAACTCGGAACGGAAGGTTTCGATTCGGTGTTTTCCTGTATGCATGAAACGTTTACTTTATGGGTGAAGTCCCTGGCAAGGGAAAGAGGAATGAAACTTCCACAGTAA
- a CDS encoding dynamin family protein, whose protein sequence is MLDDFVEHKKELLSVIENIETLSKEDTGIEDGRLAMVRERLVTNSFNLVILGQFKRGKTTLINSLIGKEVLPSSIVPLTSIVTILKFGKEIRCAIFMENGSEKKISEKELSCYITEKENPKNIRGVRCAFIEYPSSFLEKGMLLVDTPGVGSTFLHNTETTYEFLDHLDAALFLMSADVPISQVEKELLDTIKDSTQKIFFVLNKIDNLTPNEIGEIAAFNKQVLEEMGFAVHKIWPVSARDALKAKIINNDVQLSQSGLLELADALGSFLSSEKGKIVLNTALSKTQRFISGKLSQIAIEKRTLEASGEELEDTLNTFQKLVANLKQERDDITYLLKGESDKLCLKAENMLKVLEEKETPRIKQCLTDFYEKNPELSPTVFREEMQKVIKKEIIGGFEVFRKDSEQTISNTIQETLNRFTKRSNDIIQEFKTAAEVLFEVTMDQAEFTVELTKDNSFYYMVQEYTAPTEEEVKSILRTFLPKSMSRKMVFHEMMERVSSDVSRNCGRTRSDLATRICKTINHYAKQLKDLGSDLIEQIEQAIQKGQERRKAGDESVRIELELLANKARKLEEHKGKLTNIWDAINQVDVKQEQINMAMI, encoded by the coding sequence ATGTTAGATGATTTCGTGGAACATAAAAAAGAACTATTGAGCGTAATTGAAAATATAGAAACCTTGTCAAAAGAAGATACGGGAATTGAAGATGGCCGGCTTGCCATGGTCAGGGAACGATTGGTAACAAACAGCTTTAATCTGGTGATTCTGGGACAGTTTAAAAGAGGGAAAACGACCCTCATTAACAGTCTTATTGGCAAAGAAGTCCTTCCATCATCGATAGTGCCACTCACTTCTATCGTGACGATCCTGAAGTTTGGCAAAGAGATCAGGTGTGCTATCTTCATGGAAAATGGCAGTGAAAAGAAAATTAGTGAGAAAGAACTATCCTGTTATATCACCGAGAAAGAGAACCCAAAGAATATACGCGGAGTACGATGTGCGTTCATTGAATATCCATCTTCTTTCCTTGAAAAAGGCATGCTGTTGGTTGATACTCCCGGGGTAGGGTCTACCTTTTTGCATAACACGGAAACGACGTATGAATTTTTAGACCACCTTGATGCCGCGTTATTCCTGATGAGCGCGGATGTTCCCATCTCGCAGGTAGAAAAGGAACTCCTTGACACCATCAAGGACTCCACACAGAAGATATTCTTTGTGTTGAACAAGATTGACAATCTGACTCCAAATGAGATTGGGGAAATAGCCGCCTTTAATAAACAGGTGTTAGAGGAGATGGGGTTTGCCGTGCATAAAATCTGGCCTGTTTCTGCCAGAGATGCTCTGAAGGCGAAAATAATCAACAATGACGTTCAGCTTTCACAAAGCGGTCTTTTGGAACTTGCAGACGCATTGGGGAGTTTTCTTTCTTCAGAAAAAGGGAAGATTGTCCTGAATACAGCGCTATCCAAGACACAGCGGTTTATCTCCGGGAAATTATCTCAGATAGCTATTGAGAAGAGAACCCTGGAGGCTTCCGGTGAAGAATTGGAGGATACGCTGAATACCTTTCAGAAACTGGTCGCAAACCTGAAACAGGAGAGAGACGATATTACGTATCTGCTCAAGGGCGAATCTGACAAGTTGTGCTTGAAAGCGGAGAATATGCTAAAGGTTTTAGAAGAAAAAGAGACTCCGAGAATAAAACAATGCCTTACGGATTTCTATGAGAAAAATCCTGAGCTTAGTCCAACAGTTTTTCGGGAGGAGATGCAAAAGGTTATCAAGAAAGAGATTATCGGGGGATTTGAGGTATTCAGGAAAGATTCCGAACAGACAATTTCAAATACTATTCAGGAGACCTTGAACCGTTTTACGAAACGTTCCAACGATATTATCCAGGAGTTTAAAACGGCTGCCGAGGTACTCTTTGAGGTAACTATGGACCAGGCTGAATTTACCGTGGAATTGACGAAAGATAATAGTTTTTATTATATGGTGCAGGAGTATACGGCGCCTACGGAAGAAGAAGTGAAGTCTATTCTCCGTACTTTCTTACCTAAATCCATGAGCAGGAAGATGGTTTTTCATGAGATGATGGAAAGGGTATCTTCTGATGTAAGCCGGAACTGTGGCAGGACACGATCAGACCTTGCAACAAGGATTTGCAAGACCATTAACCACTATGCGAAACAATTGAAAGACCTTGGAAGCGACCTTATAGAGCAAATAGAACAAGCTATTCAAAAGGGTCAGGAACGAAGAAAGGCAGGCGATGAGTCTGTGCGGATAGAATTAGAGTTGTTGGCAAACAAGGCTAGGAAACTGGAAGAACACAAAGGAAAATTGACAAATATTTGGGATGCCATTAATCAGGTTGACGTAAAACAGGAGCAAATAAATATGGCAATGATCTAA